A single window of Pyrus communis chromosome 10, drPyrComm1.1, whole genome shotgun sequence DNA harbors:
- the LOC137748834 gene encoding uncharacterized protein → MNLEDVDATSQAPSRPNRFVPRSSKAKPKPKSEPVAKQEPVPKSEPELKPSREDLDARIVKKKEEEGSAPKAEDSNGGLKTENGDVSKEDDPMEEDELEDEVVREVDVFFNPKIDDNSKLYVLQYPLRPWWRPYELESRCEEVRLNPATSEMEIDLSLDRDPKNFDEDCASRLKMTKQTLSTTWKPPGTSGYAVGVWMDNKLHLNPVHAVVQLRPSLAHLNSGGSKRKNSVKGDAEVTVKLEDSGQEKSIGPSKMQNKRMESSTEKKIEDEESWVPLRYHSSESDFSARYLQKMVGQESSPIQFTMSPHDYVDSLCPRMCEGSSRRSLLSLPLEERIKKLIVEEPVARRFSDLKKYFAPDHTVEELLDVLQKHAQLLLSSGLWVPKTLLLYPNKDDKGLDTNHISTKDHKDRQTARNYILNLFRKNPVIRNSQLDLQEGIRTHVYESLRILAVSRPSTQDWKFKEQPDMSFMEHYPDIVKTQEQNWERIEEKLRIAFKSNTDRYMKSASMTTTRGKPLNSDKGTTKAASEVHTGGRTMSDETRAALQEAIKEVFQEHKVCNFQLIRRGLSDLAVRTSTLPKVDPRSKKVTAAQYGVQAPPHELQKVISEIAIDIHGSYVLKSSPDHPEHDKLRKVVMDLLCAKGPNAKLKRGEVSEATKISLGKEFTANEFSKVINEFCVSSGSSWVLKKGDGGN, encoded by the exons ATGAACCTCGAAGACGTCGATGCGACCAGCCAGGCCCCTTCCCGGCCCAACCGGTTCGTGCCCCGGTCCTCCAAGGCCAAGCCTAAACCCAAATCCGAACCCGTCGCCAAACAAGAACCGGTCCCGAAGTCCGAGCCTGAGCTCAAACCTTCACGAGAAGATCTGGACGCCCGGATtgtgaagaagaaagaagaagaaggaagcgCGCCGAAGGCCGAAGACTCAAATGGCGGTTTGAAAACCGAAAACGGCGACGTATCGAAAGAGGATGATCCTATGGAAGAAGACGAACTGGAAGACGAGGTCGTGCGGGAAGTCGACGTCTTCTTCAATCCGAAAATCGATGACAACTCTAAG TTGTATGTATTGCAATATCCTCTGAGGCCGTGGTGGCGGCCTTACGAGTTGGAGAGCCGGTGCGAGGAGGTGAGGCTGAACCCCGCCACTTCAGAAATGGAGATTGATTTGTCTCTCGATCGGGACCCGAAGAATTTCGATGAAGATTGCGCTAGTAGATTGAAAATGACAAAGCAG ACTTTGTCTACAACATGGAAGCCGCCTGGCACAAGTGGCTATGCTGTTGGTGTTTGGATGGACAATAAG TTACACTTGAATCCTGTTCATGCGGTTGTGCAGCTTCGACCCTCATTGGCTCATTTGAACTCTGGTGGCTCTAAAAGGAAGAACAGTGTCAAAGGGGATGCAGAAGTTACAGTTAAGTTGGAAGACTCTGGACAAGAAAAATCTATTGGTCCATCAAAGATGCAG AACAAGCGGATGGAGTCTTCAActgagaaaaaaattgaagatgaaGAG AGTTGGGTTCCACTTCGGTATCATAGCTCAGAAAGTGACTTCTCGGCCAGATATTTACAGAAGATGGTGGGGCAAGAAAGTTCACCTATACAATTTACAATGAGCCC GCATGACTATGTTGACTCCTTGTGTCCTAGAATGTGCGAAGGTTCTTCAAGAAG GTCTCTGCTTTCCCTGCCTCTGGAAGAGCGTATCAAGAAGTTGATTGTTGAG GAACCTGTAGCACGCCGGTTCAGTGATCTTAAGAAGTACTTTGCTCCCGATCACACTGTGGAAGAACTTCTGGATGTTCTTCAGAAGCATGCTCAGTTGTTGCTGTCCTCTGGTCTTTGGGTTCCAAAAACCTTATTATTATATCCAAATAAAGATGATAAAGGCTTGGATACAAATCATATATCAACTAAAGATCATAAAGATCGGCAAACAGCTAGAAATTACATCCTGAATTTATTTCGGAAGAATCCTGTAATCAGAAATTCACAGCTAGACCTCCAAGAGGGCATTAGAACTCATGTGTATGAATCCCTTAGAATATTAGCTGTCTCAAGACCTTCCACTCAAGATTGGAAATTCAAAGAGCAACCAGATATGTCTTTCATGGAACACTACCCGGACATTGTTAAAACCCAAGAACAAAACTGGGAAAGGATTGAAGAAAAGTTGAGGATAGCCTTTAAATCTAATACTGACCGTTATATGAAGAGTGCTAGTATGACTACTACGCGTGGCAAACCACTGAATTCTGATAAAGGTACGACAAAAGCTGCAAGTGAAGTTCACACAGGGGGAAGAACCATGTCAGATGAAACTCGAGCAGCTCTACAAGAGGCTATAAAGGAGGTTTTTCAAGAACACAAGGTTTGCAA CTTTCAACTGATACGTAGAGGATTAAGTGATCTGGCAGTCAGAACATCTACTCTTCCAAAGGTTGATCCTAGAAGTAAAAAAGTGACAGCTGCACAATATGGAGTTCAGGCTCCTCCACATGAGCTGCAGAAAGTAATAAGTGAAATTGCGATAGACATACATGGTTCGTATGTCTTGAAATCATCACCAGATCACCCAGAGCATGACAAATTGAG GAAGGTTGTAATGGATCTTCTATGCGCAAAAGGACCTAATGCTAAGCTTAAAAGGGGTGAGGTTTCTGAAGCAACTAAGATTTCTCTTGGAAAGGAATTCACTGCTAACGAATTCAGCAAG GTCATTAATGAGTTCTGCGTGTCCAGCGGTTCTTCATGGGTCTTAAAAAAGGGTGATGGCGGAAACTGA